In Bacteroides coprosuis DSM 18011, the following are encoded in one genomic region:
- a CDS encoding peptidase M17 leucyl aminopeptidase domain protein (COGs: COG0260 Leucyl aminopeptidase~InterPro IPR008283:IPR000819~KEGG: rmr:Rmar_1710 leucyl aminopeptidase~PFAM: Peptidase M17, leucyl aminopeptidase, C-terminal; Peptidase M17, leucyl aminopeptidase, N-terminal~SPTR: Cytosol aminopeptidase;~IMG reference gene:2504107156~PFAM: Cytosol aminopeptidase family, catalytic domain) yields the protein MIHSTKVIDKRSNLVYVIPTNNELKNIPSDCEDFVKRFIESDKKEDFIKTSRQTIFFVKEQTDLEKMRVAGFNVRKQLDKKEDTLTVIGHNEATLALAEGLMLANYQFLKYFKDKEEKAYSLKEIYICGNVSEERIKQISNTIKAVYWARDMVNEPVCYLTADQLSKEVEKLGKEAKFSVKVLHKAQIEELGMGGLLAVNSGSVLPPTFTVIEYKPANPINKKPIALVGKGLVFDTGGLSLKPTLGSMDSMKSDMGGAACMIGAIYGAALNQLNVHIMGFIPATDNRPGENAYTPGDIIKMYDGTTVEILNTDAEGRIILADAISYANQYEPELIIDAATLTGAALIVAGNKASCIMGNAEQQVMDKLIASGALVHERLVQLPFWDDYKDLLKSTVADMKNVGGRLAGTITAGKFLEHFAKYPYVHLDIAGPAFYEEPVDYKGIGGTGTGIRTLVDFFSKYEDKIER from the coding sequence ATGATACATTCAACTAAAGTAATTGACAAGCGAAGTAATCTGGTATATGTAATCCCTACCAACAACGAGCTTAAGAATATTCCCAGCGATTGTGAAGACTTTGTAAAACGCTTTATAGAATCGGATAAGAAAGAAGACTTTATTAAAACAAGTCGCCAAACTATCTTCTTTGTTAAAGAACAAACCGACCTTGAAAAGATGCGTGTAGCAGGTTTCAACGTACGTAAACAACTTGATAAGAAAGAAGATACACTAACTGTAATTGGCCATAATGAAGCAACTTTGGCTTTGGCGGAAGGCTTAATGCTAGCCAATTATCAATTTCTTAAATACTTCAAAGACAAAGAAGAGAAAGCGTACAGCTTAAAAGAAATTTATATATGCGGCAATGTGTCCGAAGAAAGAATAAAACAGATCAGCAACACCATCAAAGCAGTATATTGGGCTAGAGATATGGTAAACGAACCCGTATGTTATCTTACTGCTGACCAGCTTTCAAAAGAAGTAGAGAAGCTTGGCAAGGAAGCTAAGTTTAGTGTAAAAGTACTTCACAAAGCTCAGATTGAAGAACTAGGAATGGGCGGATTACTTGCTGTAAATAGTGGTTCGGTACTACCTCCTACTTTTACAGTTATCGAATACAAGCCAGCCAACCCTATCAATAAAAAACCGATAGCACTAGTAGGTAAAGGTTTAGTATTTGACACGGGAGGTTTAAGTTTGAAACCTACACTAGGTTCGATGGACTCTATGAAGAGTGATATGGGTGGAGCAGCTTGTATGATAGGTGCTATCTATGGAGCAGCACTCAACCAACTCAATGTACATATCATGGGCTTCATTCCTGCAACCGACAACCGTCCAGGTGAAAACGCATATACTCCAGGAGACATCATTAAGATGTATGATGGCACTACTGTAGAAATATTGAATACCGATGCTGAAGGACGTATTATTCTTGCAGATGCTATCTCGTATGCCAACCAATATGAGCCAGAATTAATTATAGATGCAGCTACACTAACAGGTGCAGCGCTAATAGTGGCAGGAAACAAGGCTTCTTGTATTATGGGTAATGCAGAGCAACAAGTAATGGATAAGTTGATTGCATCGGGTGCATTAGTACACGAAAGACTAGTTCAACTTCCTTTCTGGGACGATTACAAAGATTTACTAAAATCTACTGTTGCTGATATGAAAAATGTGGGTGGCCGACTTGCTGGAACAATTACAGCAGGTAAGTTCCTCGAACATTTTGCAAAATACCCTTATGTCCACCTAGACATAGCAGGTCCTGCTTTCTACGAAGAACCTGTAGATTATAAGGGAATTGGTGGAACGGGTACAGGTATCCGCACCCTAGTAGATTTCTTCTCAAAATATGAAGATAAGATAGAAAGATAA
- a CDS encoding hypothetical protein (KEGG: bfs:BF3319 hypothetical protein~SPTR: Putative uncharacterized protein;~IMG reference gene:2504107155): protein MKKRNVLLAVFAMMFIAGCGGGAKKKAASELDLKVNDAVESFKYLDQISDNLIEARVWEFQNKGQINKFVSFVEKKKVVDPAKLAVLPEVATLADFHTLAKPKILTEDDYSKLMSAMDTYYANQKAYSAKAIELSKYIVQSEYKKDGFKKGKTLVDELNTEIQNYKNQGIDTWNLLQGLQNMSADSMSDSPLSPAYKAVTLDVSSYKMVIDLVINYVDKEGELKGAIDAFNVLLQNSTAHRIVGEEALTKAGKKQLYDKVYVEIHRGLRALKDIIVALQEEGKDPSTIDSKPIEEAFVAIHTAYKNFINS from the coding sequence ATGAAAAAGAGGAATGTTTTATTAGCAGTTTTTGCAATGATGTTTATTGCAGGCTGCGGTGGAGGTGCAAAGAAAAAAGCCGCTAGTGAGTTGGACTTAAAAGTGAATGATGCCGTTGAGAGTTTCAAATATCTCGACCAAATCTCTGATAATCTAATCGAGGCTAGAGTGTGGGAGTTTCAAAACAAAGGACAAATAAATAAATTTGTTAGCTTTGTTGAGAAAAAGAAAGTTGTTGATCCAGCTAAACTAGCCGTTCTGCCAGAAGTAGCTACATTGGCAGATTTCCATACCTTAGCTAAACCCAAAATACTTACTGAAGATGATTATAGCAAACTTATGAGTGCTATGGATACTTATTATGCGAATCAGAAAGCCTATTCGGCAAAGGCTATTGAGCTTTCTAAGTATATCGTGCAATCTGAATACAAAAAAGATGGTTTTAAGAAAGGGAAAACTTTAGTGGACGAACTTAATACTGAAATCCAAAATTATAAAAATCAAGGAATTGATACTTGGAACCTATTGCAAGGGTTGCAAAATATGAGTGCAGATAGTATGAGTGATTCTCCTTTGTCTCCAGCTTATAAAGCCGTAACACTAGATGTATCTTCTTATAAGATGGTAATTGACTTAGTGATAAATTACGTGGATAAAGAAGGTGAGCTGAAGGGTGCTATAGATGCTTTCAACGTGTTACTTCAAAATTCCACAGCTCATCGTATCGTTGGTGAGGAAGCTTTGACTAAAGCGGGTAAAAAACAATTATATGATAAGGTTTATGTTGAGATTCATAGGGGCTTACGTGCCTTAAAAGATATCATTGTAGCTTTGCAAGAAGAGGGTAAAGATCCTTCAACCATAGATAGTAAACCTATTGAAGAAGCATTTGTAGCTATTCATACAGCTTATAAAAATTTTATAAATTCATAG
- a CDS encoding major facilitator superfamily MFS_1 (COGs: COG2814 Arabinose efflux permease~InterPro IPR011701~KEGG: ses:SARI_01394 hypothetical protein~PFAM: Major facilitator superfamily MFS-1~SPTR: Putative uncharacterized protein;~IMG reference gene:2504107158~PFAM: Major Facilitator Superfamily): MTFKSRCCKSPWFILGILITCFVPVVIDSTVLHMAIPPLTLDLKATGTEVLWMLDIYSLFMAGLLIPMGVLSDKVGHHKLLLWGVIIFAIASLAAGFSQQPMHLIFARILLAVGGAMIMPTTLAVIRQTFQSEKQRGIALGIWVVFANGGAAVGPLLGGLLIDYFSWRAIFFINIPILLLVVPFVAFALPKSISDPKKNWVLKYALLLIVAIIMVVYSIKTIPKWDESVWYGVIAGATGCFLLYLFYKVQHRSPDSMVDWQLIKKPRVKYGMLFTFIPMTICSGFELLLSQELQLVHGLTPTDTAFYIAPFFVAFAFSGALGAYLKRIGILQIIVIGLLASTVSFFAMSQMGFATLTFWLLFWLLMAGFGLGIIMLAASFAIMSGADDENAGAAGSLESISYELGVGLGVTFFGVLLSQVFSATLRFDPNVATQLPKKVYHSIQDALVYAESTSGELGQVVQTESKVAFEAAHSAVLIACSLILLLFTIQMSIKWYKDKKHNHFKIDK; this comes from the coding sequence ATGACATTCAAATCTAGATGTTGTAAAAGCCCTTGGTTTATCTTGGGAATACTTATAACGTGCTTTGTGCCAGTAGTGATTGATTCCACCGTGTTACACATGGCTATACCCCCTTTAACGCTCGACCTTAAAGCTACAGGAACAGAAGTATTGTGGATGCTAGATATTTACTCCTTATTCATGGCAGGACTCCTTATCCCTATGGGAGTACTCAGCGATAAGGTAGGTCATCATAAACTCTTATTATGGGGAGTGATCATCTTTGCGATAGCCTCACTAGCTGCTGGATTCTCACAACAACCCATGCACCTTATTTTTGCACGTATCTTGCTTGCCGTAGGTGGAGCGATGATTATGCCTACCACACTAGCCGTGATTCGACAGACCTTCCAAAGCGAAAAGCAAAGAGGTATTGCACTAGGGATATGGGTGGTATTTGCCAATGGAGGAGCTGCCGTAGGTCCGCTACTGGGTGGATTACTAATTGATTATTTTTCTTGGAGAGCCATCTTCTTTATTAATATACCCATACTCTTACTCGTAGTACCGTTTGTTGCATTTGCACTACCTAAAAGCATATCCGACCCAAAGAAAAACTGGGTACTCAAGTATGCTCTACTTCTTATTGTTGCCATTATAATGGTAGTATATAGTATCAAAACAATACCAAAATGGGACGAATCTGTATGGTATGGAGTAATTGCTGGAGCCACAGGCTGCTTCCTTCTTTACCTCTTTTACAAGGTACAACACCGCAGCCCCGATAGTATGGTCGATTGGCAACTAATTAAAAAACCCAGAGTAAAATACGGGATGCTATTCACCTTTATACCAATGACTATCTGTTCAGGCTTTGAACTTTTACTTTCACAAGAATTGCAGCTAGTTCACGGATTAACTCCTACGGATACTGCCTTCTACATTGCCCCCTTCTTTGTTGCATTTGCCTTCTCGGGGGCATTGGGAGCGTACCTCAAGCGAATTGGTATTCTACAAATTATAGTCATCGGGCTACTTGCATCTACCGTATCCTTCTTTGCTATGAGTCAGATGGGATTTGCCACACTTACTTTTTGGTTATTATTCTGGTTATTGATGGCAGGTTTCGGACTAGGTATCATCATGCTAGCAGCATCCTTTGCCATTATGTCGGGAGCCGATGATGAAAATGCAGGTGCAGCAGGTTCACTAGAATCAATTTCTTACGAACTGGGTGTCGGACTAGGAGTTACATTTTTTGGCGTATTACTCTCTCAAGTATTCTCGGCTACACTGCGTTTCGATCCAAATGTAGCTACACAACTACCCAAAAAGGTGTATCATTCTATACAAGACGCTCTTGTCTATGCAGAGAGCACAAGTGGAGAATTAGGACAAGTAGTGCAAACAGAGTCGAAAGTAGCCTTTGAAGCGGCTCACAGTGCTGTGTTAATAGCTTGCTCACTCATACTACTACTGTTTACCATACAGATGAGTATCAAGTGGTATAAGGACAAAAAGCACAATCATTTCAAGATAGACAAATAA
- a CDS encoding cyclic nucleotide-binding protein (InterPro IPR000595~KEGG: bth:BT_1389 hypothetical protein~PFAM: Cyclic nucleotide-binding domain~SPTR: Putative uncharacterized protein;~IMG reference gene:2504107159~PFAM: Cyclic nucleotide-binding domain), with amino-acid sequence MTNFFIEILRKYGPISQETEALLLPHIKHCYKKKGVHLLKRGQVNSGLYIIKKGLLRFYYLRNDKEVTTWFCKENTVAFSSAFFFRIPSFENIQLLEDSSIYYVSGNTLDELYKVNEELNTIGRKLSEEYCMEFEERVASLQTQTALERYEKLMTVSPDIFQRVALGQIASYLAVSQETLSRIRRKYVTKAE; translated from the coding sequence ATGACAAACTTTTTCATTGAAATTTTAAGGAAGTACGGACCCATATCTCAGGAGACAGAAGCGTTACTACTGCCTCACATAAAGCACTGTTATAAAAAGAAAGGTGTTCACCTACTCAAGCGTGGACAGGTTAATAGCGGTTTGTACATCATAAAAAAGGGACTTTTACGATTTTACTATCTTCGCAATGACAAAGAGGTAACAACATGGTTTTGCAAAGAGAATACGGTGGCCTTTAGTTCGGCCTTTTTCTTTCGCATCCCCTCTTTTGAAAACATCCAGTTGCTAGAAGACTCTTCTATTTACTACGTTTCGGGCAATACCCTCGATGAGCTTTATAAGGTAAATGAGGAGCTCAACACCATTGGCAGAAAACTATCGGAGGAATATTGCATGGAATTTGAAGAGAGAGTAGCTTCTTTACAAACTCAAACAGCACTAGAACGTTATGAAAAATTAATGACTGTATCTCCTGATATCTTCCAAAGGGTAGCACTCGGACAAATAGCCTCTTACCTCGCTGTTTCGCAAGAAACCCTCAGCAGAATAAGGAGAAAGTACGTTACTAAGGCCGAATAA
- a CDS encoding protein of unknown function DUF421 (COGs: COG2323 membrane protein~InterPro IPR007353~KEGG: pmz:HMPREF0659_A5517 hypothetical protein~PFAM: Protein of unknown function DUF421~SPTR: Putative uncharacterized protein;~IMG reference gene:2504107157~PFAM: Protein of unknown function (DUF421)) — translation MNFEMHGMMVIKLLVGMAGVLFFLHMSGKSQMAQMTPTDIVNSFVIGAIVGGIIYDPDLSVWDMLFAIVIWSVINITVRLLSRNSYFSQLFQGKSEFIIKDGKLDLKVMERNNLSMEQLIARLREKDIYSLLDVDDIRFEADGQLTVFESQKEIFSYLLVSNGKMLKDTLKEAHRTEQWLHEELDKLGYSQISDLFCVEWTPDKGFYIIDKRGNIETLTIDSKLKELEGDISV, via the coding sequence ATGAATTTTGAAATGCACGGAATGATGGTCATAAAACTGCTTGTGGGTATGGCCGGTGTACTGTTTTTTCTTCATATGTCGGGTAAGTCTCAAATGGCACAGATGACACCTACTGATATTGTTAATTCCTTTGTAATAGGGGCTATAGTAGGGGGCATTATTTATGATCCCGATCTAAGTGTTTGGGATATGCTGTTTGCTATAGTTATCTGGTCGGTAATCAATATCACCGTGCGACTGTTGTCACGTAATTCCTATTTCAGTCAGTTGTTTCAAGGGAAATCGGAGTTTATTATTAAAGATGGAAAGCTGGATTTGAAAGTGATGGAACGCAACAATCTGAGTATGGAGCAGCTCATTGCCCGCCTTAGAGAAAAAGATATTTACTCTTTACTCGATGTAGATGATATTCGTTTTGAAGCCGATGGTCAGCTTACCGTATTTGAAAGTCAAAAGGAGATATTCTCCTATCTATTAGTGAGTAATGGAAAGATGTTAAAGGATACGTTGAAGGAGGCACACCGTACAGAACAATGGTTGCATGAGGAGCTCGACAAACTAGGATACTCACAAATTAGCGATTTGTTTTGTGTAGAGTGGACACCCGATAAGGGTTTTTATATTATCGACAAACGAGGAAATATAGAGACACTCACTATCGATTCTAAGCTGAAAGAGCTAGAAGGAGATATAAGTGTTTGA
- a CDS encoding RNP-1 like RNA-binding protein (COGs: COG0724 RNA-binding protein (RRM domain)~InterPro IPR000504~KEGG: pdi:BDI_0935 putative RNA-binding protein RbpA~PFAM: RNA recognition motif domain~SMART: RNA recognition motif domain~SPTR: Glycine-rich RNA-binding protein 8 (Protein CCR1);~IMG reference gene:2504107153~PFAM: RNA recognition motif. (a.k.a. RRM, RBD, or RNP domain)), translating to MNIFIGSLSFNVNDEGLAEIFEPYGAVTSARVIKDKFTNRSKGFGFVEMEDDEAATKAINELNGAEVDGRPIAVSEARPREERPARSFNNNRGGGYGGGRGNRY from the coding sequence ATGAACATTTTTATTGGAAGTCTAAGCTTCAACGTAAATGATGAAGGCTTAGCAGAAATTTTCGAACCATACGGTGCAGTTACTTCAGCTAGAGTAATTAAGGATAAGTTTACTAACCGTTCAAAAGGTTTTGGTTTTGTAGAGATGGAAGATGATGAAGCCGCTACAAAAGCTATCAATGAATTGAATGGTGCAGAAGTAGACGGCAGACCTATTGCTGTTTCTGAAGCAAGACCTCGTGAAGAAAGACCAGCTCGTTCTTTCAACAACAACAGAGGTGGTGGTTACGGCGGTGGTCGTGGTAACAGATATTAA
- a CDS encoding hypothetical protein (KEGG: lba:Lebu_2061 threonine aldolase~SPTR: Threonine aldolase;~IMG reference gene:2504107154), giving the protein MKESTINSFQISELNDRLPDRLKFHLHSMNYDLILDGPTDQLLIRIDSTKTMTIAYGVVDTEYKKHSCQSWDLLENRDLYLDYIFDPSSICTNRWLAVQPLPQMSTANQYESVAQDIRKMDELVRETMS; this is encoded by the coding sequence ATGAAAGAGAGTACAATAAATTCGTTTCAAATTTCGGAATTGAATGATAGACTGCCTGATCGTTTGAAGTTTCATCTCCATTCAATGAATTATGATTTAATACTTGATGGACCAACTGATCAATTATTAATTCGTATAGATTCTACGAAGACTATGACGATAGCTTATGGTGTAGTAGATACGGAGTATAAAAAGCATAGTTGCCAGTCGTGGGACTTGTTGGAAAATAGGGATTTGTATTTAGATTATATTTTTGATCCATCTTCTATCTGTACAAATAGGTGGTTGGCAGTGCAACCTTTACCTCAGATGAGTACAGCAAATCAGTATGAAAGTGTAGCCCAAGATATCCGAAAGATGGATGAACTGGTAAGAGAAACAATGAGCTAA
- a CDS encoding efflux transporter, RND family, MFP subunit (COGs: COG0845 Membrane-fusion protein~InterPro IPR006143~KEGG: bth:BT_4693 cation efflux system protein~PFAM: Secretion protein HlyD~SPTR: Cation efflux system protein;~TIGRFAM: Secretion protein HlyD~IMG reference gene:2504107160~TIGRFAM: RND family efflux transporter, MFP subunit), translating into MTKRTLGWSVFCIFLLASCKQVEEPKAQLAYQFKGDTVVVSDQRLLSEKVKIDSVTVEPVAREVITAGTIQAIPTQYAYIAPPFAGRVVRSHIKLGEQVNQNTPLFEIISSDFTSAQKEFFQAESDRELARINLNRQKDLKENGVGSQKELDESKNALFLADKEYENAYTALQVYQTNPAQMKLGQPLVVRAPISGEVIQNNLVTGQYLSSESEHVAIIADLSKVWVVAQVKEKDIRYIHEGDKMDIHVSAHPEEPIKGEVYYIDGSIDIETRSIKVLSVCDNQEGQLKLGMYTTVHFTDQPTPHVVVPEKSILQGEESSFVFVKIRENTFVRTPVQVEVTRDGKAVLSNGLLPGQEIISEGGYYFK; encoded by the coding sequence ATGACAAAGAGAACATTAGGATGGAGTGTTTTTTGCATTTTCCTACTTGCTTCTTGCAAACAAGTAGAAGAACCTAAGGCACAGCTCGCTTATCAGTTTAAAGGAGATACCGTTGTAGTATCCGACCAAAGATTGTTGAGCGAAAAGGTGAAAATTGATTCAGTTACCGTAGAGCCAGTTGCTCGGGAGGTGATAACTGCAGGAACTATTCAAGCAATCCCTACACAATATGCCTACATTGCACCGCCGTTTGCAGGTAGAGTGGTACGATCACATATCAAATTGGGAGAGCAAGTGAATCAGAATACACCCCTTTTTGAAATTATATCTTCCGATTTTACTTCTGCCCAAAAGGAGTTCTTCCAAGCAGAATCTGATAGAGAGTTGGCTCGTATCAATCTGAATCGTCAGAAAGATTTGAAAGAAAACGGGGTAGGTTCACAAAAAGAACTCGATGAATCGAAGAATGCTTTGTTCTTAGCCGATAAAGAGTATGAGAATGCCTATACTGCTTTACAAGTGTACCAAACCAATCCTGCACAGATGAAGTTGGGACAGCCACTCGTGGTACGTGCTCCTATATCGGGCGAAGTTATTCAAAACAACTTGGTAACAGGTCAGTACCTCAGTAGCGAATCAGAACATGTAGCTATCATTGCCGATTTATCCAAAGTTTGGGTAGTGGCACAAGTGAAAGAAAAAGACATTCGCTACATTCATGAGGGTGATAAAATGGACATCCATGTTTCTGCTCATCCCGAAGAACCCATTAAAGGAGAAGTGTATTACATAGATGGCTCGATAGATATTGAAACTCGTTCTATCAAAGTGCTTTCTGTTTGTGATAATCAAGAAGGGCAGTTGAAGTTGGGTATGTACACTACAGTACATTTTACCGATCAACCCACACCTCACGTTGTTGTACCCGAAAAATCAATTCTTCAAGGAGAAGAGAGCAGTTTTGTATTTGTGAAAATACGGGAGAATACCTTTGTGCGTACTCCTGTGCAGGTAGAAGTAACTCGTGATGGCAAGGCTGTATTGAGTAACGGACTTCTTCCTGGTCAGGAGATAATAAGCGAAGGCGGATACTATTTTAAATAG